The following DNA comes from Streptomyces sp. NBC_00690.
GTCGCCTCCACTAGCGTCCGGCCCGGCAGGTGGGCGGGCACCGACTCGTGCCCGCCGCGCCGGACGACCGCTGCAGCTTCTGCCCCTCTTCATCGGTCAACCGCCGTGCCCTGACCGGCTCTGCCATCCACACCCTCACCCTCAACAGCGATCACGTTGCCATCGAGAGTGAGGCTGACAGAACCAACACTGCGAACACCGACCACCCGGTCCCCCGAACCCGGCGAACGTTCATGGACACCCGCTAGCCGCGCACGTGCAGGCCGAAACCCTTGCGACCCGGCGCTTCCAGGCCCTCTTTCAACCGCAACGACGGGATCTCGTAGTCACCGAAGTTCTGACGTCGGAACGCGATCGGCTCGGTCGACTCCAAGGTGAGCAGGCGCTGCTCCCACGCCTTGGCGACGTCCGGGTAGTCCGCGTCGGTCATCCGGTCGGTGCCGTACAGCACGAACGGTGGCAGCACCTCGACCCCCGGGTAGTACAGGATTCCGTGGTGGATCGGGAACAGCAGGTCCTCGATCGGGCCGTTGATTCCGCGATCGGTGTAGTGGGACTCCGGGCCCCCGACGGTCACCGACAGAATTGCCCGCCGCCCCTGCAGCGTCCCCTCACCGAATCGCTCGCCGTACCGGGTCTCGTCGTGTACTCCGACGCCGTACGCGAAGTGGAAGGAGAACACCCGGTCCACCCAGCCTTTGAGGATCGCCGGCATCGTGTACCACCACATCGGAAACTGGAAGACCACCGTGTCGGCCCACAGCAGCTTCTCCTGCTCGGCCACCACGTCGGGCGTGAGCGCGACTGCGTCGTACGCCCCGGCCGAACTCGGTATCACCCGCAGTGGGCTGGTGGCGTGGTCGCCGAAGTCCGCCGCGTCCACCACGGCCTTCCAGTTCATGGCGTACAGGTCGCTGACCCGCACCTCGTGCCCGGCTGCTTGGAGAGTGGACACGGCGAGGTCCTTCAGTGAGCCGTTCAGCGAACGTGGCTCGGGGTGGGCGTAGACGATGAGCGTCTTCATGGGTGTTCCCTTCAACGAGGTGTGGTGCCATGGATGTTCGGCCCCCGAGGCCGCGTCGTACAGGGGCGCCTCTTCCATCGGACGGGACTTCCTGGTATCGGCAGGACCACCCTCAAGTGCCTCAACGCGCTCATACTGGGCGCATGGACGATCTTGCGAGCTTCCTGCGAACGCGGCGTTCCCGAGTCGACCCGGCGGCTATCGGCATCCCTACCGACAGCCGCCGCCGGGTCGAAGGGCTGCGCCGCGAGGAGGTCGCGCACCTGTCCGGAGTCAGCGTCGACTACTACATACGCCTGGAGCAGGGCCGCGCGACCCAGCCTTCCGAGCAGATCCTCGACGCGCTTGCCCGCGTCCTCGGTCTCGACGAGACCGAACGCGGGCACCTCTACCGGCTCGCGCGGCAGCGCCGCCGCCGCGCGAAGGCGCCGGGCGGGCGGGTCCGGCCGGAGCTGTTGCGCATTCTCGACCTGATCGCCGACGCACCTGCGCTGATCATGGACCACCGCCTGGACGTACTCGCCGGGAACCGCCTAGCCGGGCTCCTCTTCGGCCGGCCGATGCCGGGCCTGAACACCGCCCGGCACATCTTCCTTGAGGAGGCCGAGCGTGGCCTCTACGCGGACTGGGGGAAATGCACTCTCGACGTGGTCGGGCACCTGCGCCTGGCCGCCGGCAAATACCCCGAGGACCCCCGCCTGGCCTCGCTCATCGGCGAGCTGGCGATGGCCAGTGAACGCTTTCGCCATCTCTGGGCCCGCGCGGACGTGCGCGCCCGCACCCATGGACGCAAGGCGTACCGGCACCCGCTGGTGGGACTGCTGGAACTGCACCAGGAGAACTTCGCACTACCGGACGAATCAAGCATGGAGCTGGTGGTACTGTCCGCGGCCCCCGGCAGCCCCGCCGAGGACGGGCTGCGCCTGCTCGCGAGCCTGGGCGTGGACAGCGATGACGCGCACCCCTCGGTGAACGCTCAAGTCCAGGAGCAACTCAACCACGCCCACC
Coding sequences within:
- a CDS encoding NAD(P)H-dependent oxidoreductase: MKTLIVYAHPEPRSLNGSLKDLAVSTLQAAGHEVRVSDLYAMNWKAVVDAADFGDHATSPLRVIPSSAGAYDAVALTPDVVAEQEKLLWADTVVFQFPMWWYTMPAILKGWVDRVFSFHFAYGVGVHDETRYGERFGEGTLQGRRAILSVTVGGPESHYTDRGINGPIEDLLFPIHHGILYYPGVEVLPPFVLYGTDRMTDADYPDVAKAWEQRLLTLESTEPIAFRRQNFGDYEIPSLRLKEGLEAPGRKGFGLHVRG
- a CDS encoding helix-turn-helix transcriptional regulator; this encodes MDDLASFLRTRRSRVDPAAIGIPTDSRRRVEGLRREEVAHLSGVSVDYYIRLEQGRATQPSEQILDALARVLGLDETERGHLYRLARQRRRRAKAPGGRVRPELLRILDLIADAPALIMDHRLDVLAGNRLAGLLFGRPMPGLNTARHIFLEEAERGLYADWGKCTLDVVGHLRLAAGKYPEDPRLASLIGELAMASERFRHLWARADVRARTHGRKAYRHPLVGLLELHQENFALPDESSMELVVLSAAPGSPAEDGLRLLASLGVDSDDAHPSVNAQVQEQLNHAHPPPGIPEK